From a region of the Synechococcus sp. PCC 7502 genome:
- a CDS encoding XisI protein: protein MDKLATYRQIICNVLNRYIDVNYANVNAKNKAAFDPKTDEYIVISVGWDKNHRCVHGCLIHIEIIDGLVWVQRDGTESIVTNELVEAGIPKSDIVLGFQEPSFRQYTGYAVA from the coding sequence ATGGATAAACTAGCAACTTACCGTCAAATTATTTGCAACGTTTTGAATCGATACATTGATGTTAATTATGCTAACGTCAACGCTAAAAACAAAGCTGCTTTTGACCCTAAAACTGATGAGTACATAGTTATTTCAGTAGGCTGGGATAAAAATCATCGGTGCGTTCATGGCTGCCTTATTCATATAGAAATTATTGATGGTTTAGTGTGGGTTCAAAGAGATGGAACCGAATCTATCGTTACGAATGAATTAGTTGAGGCAGGTATTCCTAAATCAGATATCGTATTAGGATTTCAGGAGCCAAGCTTCAGACAATATACGGGATATGCCGTAGCCTAG
- a CDS encoding RAMP superfamily CRISPR-associated protein has product MAFTRPNAPQRPTTAPTKPNPAIQTPKTQKKVIPAPARGGGGNQGGGNHGGGGNGGNNQEPSPWLMGRSPEKIDPSASFVEYLRWMRSLDQGNKDGTKLQILQLSEDKADYSKRLTKLTERTKKIAGEGNYFQVKCPWRIRVGGHRGPESILLPAFDALGMPYIPSSTLRGVARAEAFRQLNNEKEVEKYFGSLDAKDSDRMGKIVFLDAYPVPSRDDMSGGLTVDMANNIWKWKDGCLEYEPNPNPFLSLQEPIFLIGIRAASTVSDNAKKALIDKVMGWLTAGLINGAGSQVNSGYGALLKAGESDRSSREFFRVEFGLEGQLIHGRQKFTQWQWNDRRNEYQMRGQAEAEVRPIAFKSMLRYWFRAFALGIIPAKLVNEWEGNLFGSLDIQGSGWVQVRILEGAVVQKEPRPNTQGRDDKCGEQAGILTLSHSTEPNAQKPENVEKLFRSLTWLMFNLGGIGQGARRPCYSRKTRERAPWYRGSTFFIDSDDAFWDLPDELKDIQKLYQSKIKHFSEALRELSNSKGNLAAPTAISGDHWREAVDKNCKIVLCGGDEDYGKPYALSVLHSKQLKVKDRRGEETYDGNLCGIVGKEVKPSPVWIASIGEYQVVTVFGATEDPRKAFISKLKGAIQIFPFT; this is encoded by the coding sequence ATGGCATTTACAAGACCAAACGCGCCTCAAAGACCTACTACAGCCCCAACAAAGCCTAATCCTGCTATTCAAACACCAAAGACACAAAAGAAAGTAATTCCAGCACCTGCTAGAGGTGGAGGAGGCAATCAAGGTGGTGGAAATCATGGCGGTGGAGGTAATGGTGGTAATAATCAAGAGCCTTCGCCTTGGTTAATGGGACGATCTCCTGAGAAAATTGATCCTTCGGCGAGTTTTGTTGAATATTTGCGCTGGATGCGATCGCTAGATCAAGGAAACAAAGACGGAACAAAGCTCCAGATTTTACAGTTGTCCGAAGACAAAGCTGACTATTCTAAACGCTTAACAAAATTGACCGAACGGACTAAGAAGATTGCAGGAGAGGGTAACTATTTTCAAGTGAAATGCCCTTGGCGAATTCGAGTAGGCGGACATCGCGGACCCGAGAGTATTTTGTTACCAGCTTTTGATGCTTTAGGGATGCCATATATTCCTTCAAGTACCTTGCGGGGTGTGGCAAGGGCTGAGGCATTTCGTCAGTTAAATAATGAGAAGGAAGTCGAGAAATATTTTGGTTCTCTGGATGCCAAAGATAGCGATCGTATGGGCAAGATAGTTTTTCTGGATGCCTATCCTGTCCCTAGTCGTGATGATATGTCGGGCGGTTTGACTGTAGATATGGCAAATAATATTTGGAAGTGGAAAGATGGTTGTCTAGAGTATGAACCTAATCCCAATCCATTTTTATCTTTGCAGGAGCCGATTTTTTTAATTGGCATTAGGGCAGCGAGTACAGTGAGTGATAATGCTAAAAAAGCACTAATTGATAAGGTGATGGGCTGGTTGACGGCTGGCTTAATAAATGGTGCCGGTTCTCAGGTTAATTCAGGATATGGGGCTTTGCTTAAGGCTGGTGAAAGCGATCGCTCTAGTCGTGAGTTTTTTAGAGTTGAGTTTGGCTTAGAAGGTCAACTTATTCATGGTCGCCAGAAGTTTACACAGTGGCAATGGAACGATCGCCGTAATGAATATCAAATGCGTGGTCAGGCTGAAGCTGAGGTTCGCCCTATTGCTTTTAAGTCAATGCTACGTTATTGGTTTCGTGCCTTTGCATTAGGGATTATTCCTGCAAAACTAGTTAATGAATGGGAAGGAAATCTTTTTGGATCTCTGGATATTCAGGGTAGTGGATGGGTACAAGTACGAATTTTAGAAGGTGCTGTGGTACAGAAAGAACCACGTCCAAATACTCAAGGTAGGGATGATAAATGTGGAGAACAGGCTGGTATTTTAACCTTGTCTCATTCGACAGAACCAAACGCTCAAAAGCCCGAAAATGTCGAAAAGTTGTTTAGGAGTCTTACTTGGTTGATGTTTAACCTCGGTGGAATCGGACAAGGAGCAAGAAGACCTTGTTACTCCCGAAAAACTCGAGAACGTGCCCCCTGGTATCGTGGTTCTACATTCTTTATCGATAGTGATGATGCTTTCTGGGATCTTCCTGATGAGTTAAAAGATATACAAAAGCTATATCAATCCAAGATCAAGCATTTTTCCGAAGCACTAAGAGAGTTGAGCAATTCTAAAGGAAATCTAGCTGCACCAACTGCGATTAGTGGCGATCACTGGCGTGAGGCAGTGGATAAAAATTGTAAGATTGTGCTGTGTGGGGGTGATGAGGATTATGGTAAGCCCTATGCGCTGTCAGTTTTGCATAGTAAGCAGTTAAAGGTTAAAGATCGGCGTGGTGAGGAAACCTATGATGGTAATCTCTGCGGCATTGTAGGTAAAGAAGTAAAACCTTCTCCAGTCTGGATAGCTAGTATAGGTGAATATCAAGTTGTTACTGTATTTGGAGCAACCGAAGACCCACGCAAAGCATTTATTAGTAAATTAAAAGGAGCAATTCAAATTTTTCCATTCACTTAA
- a CDS encoding Uma2 family endonuclease, with protein sequence MSVTIPIKSIDLRHGSTIAIHSLSWGDCENILNELGEDRHTRIAYYQGTLEIMSPLSRHERPHRIAGDIVKAILDAQGRDWEDFGSTTFQRQCRAGLEPDTCFYIANSAAVRNCQGRIDVDIFPPPDLAIESDVTSKTLLSAYQEIAVPEVWVYSDDTLKIFLLREGQYVESKDSLLFPDLAIKTLIPQLVSRAIAIGASSMLREFRQSLKDIF encoded by the coding sequence ATGAGTGTTACTATTCCGATTAAATCGATAGACCTACGACATGGAAGTACGATCGCTATCCATTCTCTAAGTTGGGGAGATTGTGAAAATATTCTCAATGAGTTAGGGGAAGATCGCCATACCCGCATTGCATACTACCAAGGTACTTTAGAAATTATGTCGCCATTATCAAGACATGAACGCCCCCATCGGATCGCTGGAGATATTGTCAAGGCAATTTTGGATGCTCAGGGTAGAGATTGGGAAGACTTTGGCTCAACCACTTTTCAAAGGCAGTGTAGGGCAGGCTTGGAGCCTGATACTTGTTTTTATATTGCTAATTCGGCGGCAGTGCGAAATTGTCAGGGACGAATTGATGTGGATATTTTTCCACCCCCTGATTTGGCGATCGAGTCTGATGTAACCTCTAAGACTTTGCTTTCTGCCTATCAAGAGATCGCAGTGCCTGAAGTGTGGGTTTATAGCGATGATACTTTAAAGATCTTTTTGCTAAGAGAAGGGCAGTATGTTGAGTCTAAGGATAGTTTGTTGTTTCCAGATTTAGCAATTAAGACTCTGATTCCGCAACTTGTGAGTCGGGCGATTGCAATCGGGGCAAGTTCGATGCTAAGAGAGTTCCGTCAATCTCTCAAGGATATTTTTTAA
- the cmr4 gene encoding type III-B CRISPR module RAMP protein Cmr4 — MELTYLYLIAPLHTGGTTQEGNLLGIARESHTNLPYIPSSTIRGRLRSSESDQQKKFALFGNEIADGVQLEQGSIWIGDGSILWLPVPSLSHGVVWVSSPLLLRRWLRFAGNPDKLEVPDPYSTSLSTNAPVYLKDAILPAADLRKWTDWDKFTTNHPESEGMKNVLVLPDQHCATLIQMSLWRQVKIKLDQDKTVDGGFRYEEAIPPDTLMYFPWGVTSQANGSSQKALTDFKTLLKKDSILQIGGQESLGRGFVQLFI; from the coding sequence ATGGAATTGACTTACTTATACTTAATTGCCCCACTTCATACAGGAGGCACAACTCAAGAGGGTAATCTGCTGGGAATCGCTCGTGAGTCTCATACAAATTTACCTTACATACCCTCTAGTACGATTCGGGGTAGGTTGAGATCGAGTGAGAGTGATCAACAGAAAAAATTTGCTTTATTTGGTAATGAAATAGCTGATGGAGTCCAACTTGAGCAAGGTTCGATTTGGATTGGTGATGGTTCTATTCTTTGGTTGCCTGTACCTTCATTAAGTCATGGGGTAGTCTGGGTAAGTTCACCTCTTCTCTTACGGCGTTGGCTGAGATTTGCTGGCAATCCTGATAAATTAGAAGTACCCGATCCCTATTCCACGAGTTTGTCCACTAATGCTCCTGTGTATCTAAAGGATGCGATCTTACCTGCTGCTGACTTGCGAAAATGGACGGATTGGGATAAGTTCACAACCAATCATCCTGAGTCTGAAGGAATGAAAAATGTTTTGGTTTTGCCCGATCAGCATTGTGCCACGCTAATTCAGATGAGCTTATGGCGACAGGTCAAAATCAAGCTTGATCAAGACAAAACTGTTGATGGTGGGTTTCGTTATGAAGAAGCAATTCCCCCTGACACCCTGATGTACTTCCCTTGGGGTGTGACCTCGCAAGCCAATGGCAGTAGTCAAAAAGCTTTAACTGATTTCAAAACACTATTAAAAAAAGATTCCATTTTACAGATTGGTGGGCAAGAAAGCTTAGGTCGTGGTTTTGTTCAACTATTTATCTAA
- a CDS encoding type III-B CRISPR module-associated Cmr3 family protein, producing MSEFFWYRLTPLDILMFRDAKPFSPQERAWAGSVFPPNNHAIAGAIRSSFNINGNIQMKGVFLCCNDNLYFPRPFNYVNQNRLTPITWLDDNHPSKQMLWDQNKPAPLVIGDRSNHEPDEDKHKKGDYREFLPCNVVLKLLENKPLTEEDWLVNKEIEKQDKPWIVETRSHNTLQDGTRQVKESDGYFVENAVRMVEAWGLAIAVDELTHKKLSHKGKSLVMRLGGESHRVLVERYEDFDKQWNDLQEVSKSNFEKGDRSLAYMVTNGVFERKHDQKSTCRPYPWEWKLEHTVNKNQNSGNLVSVATDKPVPISCRFRNDNNESVPAPQVFAAPAGSVYYLQRPDKLFQDDETTKVHVWRQLGYSELLWIPFNKEK from the coding sequence ATGAGTGAATTCTTTTGGTATAGATTAACGCCTTTAGATATATTGATGTTTCGTGATGCAAAGCCATTTTCACCGCAGGAACGAGCTTGGGCTGGCAGCGTATTTCCACCAAATAATCATGCGATCGCTGGCGCAATCCGTTCTAGTTTTAACATTAATGGCAATATCCAAATGAAGGGGGTTTTCTTATGTTGTAATGACAATCTTTACTTCCCTCGTCCATTTAACTATGTCAATCAAAATCGTTTAACACCGATCACTTGGCTAGACGATAATCATCCCTCTAAGCAAATGCTCTGGGATCAGAATAAGCCAGCGCCTTTAGTGATAGGCGATCGCAGCAATCATGAACCTGACGAAGACAAACATAAAAAGGGTGACTACCGCGAGTTTTTACCTTGTAATGTGGTTTTAAAACTTCTCGAAAATAAGCCATTAACTGAAGAAGATTGGTTAGTTAATAAAGAGATAGAGAAACAAGATAAGCCTTGGATTGTGGAGACGCGATCTCATAACACATTACAAGATGGTACGCGCCAAGTTAAAGAAAGCGATGGCTATTTTGTGGAAAATGCAGTGCGGATGGTGGAGGCTTGGGGTTTGGCGATCGCAGTTGATGAATTAACCCATAAAAAGCTATCTCACAAAGGAAAATCTTTAGTTATGCGACTAGGAGGAGAAAGTCATCGAGTATTAGTAGAAAGATATGAAGACTTTGATAAACAATGGAATGATTTGCAAGAAGTCTCAAAGAGTAATTTTGAGAAAGGAGACAGATCCCTTGCTTATATGGTGACAAATGGAGTATTTGAGCGTAAGCACGATCAAAAATCAACCTGCCGTCCCTATCCGTGGGAATGGAAACTTGAACACACAGTAAATAAAAATCAAAATAGTGGGAATTTAGTCAGTGTAGCCACCGATAAACCAGTTCCAATTAGTTGTCGTTTTCGTAATGATAATAATGAAAGTGTCCCTGCACCTCAAGTATTTGCTGCCCCCGCAGGCAGTGTTTACTATTTACAACGTCCAGATAAATTATTCCAAGATGATGAAACAACCAAAGTTCATGTCTGGAGACAACTAGGATACTCAGAACTACTGTGGATACCATTCAATAAGGAGAAATAA